GCATCGCCGCGCATTACCTGCTGGCGGGCAACTGAACGGCACACCGCGCATGCTTGCGCGCGGCGCCAACGAAAAAGCGACCTGACGGTCGCTTTTTTACGTCTCGCGCCGGCACGACCGGCGCCGCCGTCGCGCTTACGCGCGGCCGAGTTCGTCGCCCATTTCCTTCGCGCGCGCTTCGGCCGCGAGGGCGCCGCGCACGATCGCTTCCTTCACGCCCTGCGCGTCGAACGCCGCGAGCGCGGCGGCCGTCGTGCCGCCCTTGGACGTCACGCGTTCGCGCAGCACGCTCGCCGGTTCGCCCGACTGCGCGGCGAGTTGCGCGGCGCCGGTGAACGTCGCGACCGCGAGCGCGCGGCCCTGCTCGTCGTTCATGCCGAGGCGGCGCGCGGCTTCCTGCAGCGCTTCGATGAAATAGAACACGTACGCGGGGCCGCTGCCCGAAATCGCGGTGACCGCGTCGAGTTGCGCTTCGTCGTCGAACCACACGATCTCGCCGACCGCGCCGAGCACACTCGACGCGAGTTCGCGGCCCGCCGCATCGACGCCCGGCAGCGCGGCCAGGCCCGTCACGCCCATGCCGACCAGCGCGGGCGTGTTCGGCATCGTGCGCACGACGCGCGCGTAGCCGCCGAGCCAGCGGGCCAGATCCGTGCCGCGGATGCCGGCCGCGATGCTGATCACGAGTTGCGACTTCAGGTGCGGCGCGAGCGCCTGCGCGACGTCGTGCAGCACCTGCGGCTTCACCGCGAGCACGATCGCGTCGTAGTCGGCGAGCGTCGCGTCGACGGCCGCGCCGGTGCGGATGCCGAACTGCTGCGCGGCGCGCGCGCGGACGTCTTCGTTGACGTCGATGGCATACAGGCCGTCCGCGGCGACGCCGCGCTTGATCAGGCCGCCGATCAGGGCCGCGGCCATGTTGCCGCCGCCGATGAATGCGATTTTCATGATGTCGGGAATGAGCGAGTGAGTGAACGAAAAGGCGGAAAAGGGCGCGGCGTTCAGTGCGCGTAATCGCGCGCGCCGAAGATCGCGGTGCCGACGCGCACGATCGTCGCGCCTTCGAGGACGGCCGCGTCGAGATCGGCGGACATGCCCATCGACAGCGTGTCGAGCGGCAGGCCGTCGGCGCGCAACGTGTCGAACAACGCGCGCAGTGCGCGATGTGGCGCGCGTTGCGCGTCGGTGTCGTCGGCCGGTTCGGGAATCGCCATCAGGCCGCGCAGCCGCAGCGACGGCAGCGCGGCGACCGCCCGCGCGACCTCGGCCACGTCGGCCGGCGCGACGCCGCTCTTCGACGCCTCGCCGCTGATGTT
This DNA window, taken from Burkholderia cenocepacia, encodes the following:
- the proC gene encoding pyrroline-5-carboxylate reductase; its protein translation is MKIAFIGGGNMAAALIGGLIKRGVAADGLYAIDVNEDVRARAAQQFGIRTGAAVDATLADYDAIVLAVKPQVLHDVAQALAPHLKSQLVISIAAGIRGTDLARWLGGYARVVRTMPNTPALVGMGVTGLAALPGVDAAGRELASSVLGAVGEIVWFDDEAQLDAVTAISGSGPAYVFYFIEALQEAARRLGMNDEQGRALAVATFTGAAQLAAQSGEPASVLRERVTSKGGTTAAALAAFDAQGVKEAIVRGALAAEARAKEMGDELGRA